accactaGTACCTTGTCATTTTATTGTAAAGGAAAAACAATTTTCAGCAATTTAAGACATGTTAATTTTACGACTGTACATTCCTGTATCCTGTGGACTTCTAATGCCATATACCTGTTTTATTTCAGGTATGTAGTCTTCCTACAACTCTTTCTAGAAACAGCAGAAACGTTCTTTATGGTTGGATACAAAGTAAACTACTATATCCTGACAGATCGACCTAAGGATGTTCCCAATGTGACACTCGCAGAAGGAAGAAGGGTGGTGGTGCTCAAGATCCCAAGCCATGCTAGATGGCAAGATGTCTGTTTGAATCGCATGGAAATTATTAGTGTGTTCACTAAACAGCAGTTCATTCACGAAGTTGATTATCTTGTCTCTGCAGATATAGACATGAGGTTTAGTGACCATGTTGGAGTGGAGATCTTGAGTGACACTTTTGGGACGTTACACCCTGGTTTTTACAGGGCGAAGCGCCAGCATTTCACCTTTGAACGCAGACCTGCATCTCAAGCCTACATTGCTGTGGATGAGGGTGACTTTTACTATGCAGCAGGCTTTTATGGGGGTACTGTAGATGAGGTTTACAAGCTAGCAAACCAGTGTCATAATGGCATCATGACAGATAAAGCAAATAGCATTGAAGCAGTGTGGCATGAAGAGAGCCATTTAAACAAATACTTCCTAAATCACAAGCCAACCAAAATTCTGTCACCTGAGTATCTGTGGGACAATGGCATGGGAGTGCCAGAAGTCCTCAGGAAAAGGAGATTTGTTGCTGTTCCAAAGAACCATGCTGAGATCAGAAACTAGCAAGAACTTTTACAGAGCtcattccatacagaaaaataATGTTACAATGACCCCAATGTCCACCTTAGGCTCAGTTTACCCTAGTAGTCCTGGACCACAGAATGCACCTATCAGCCAAAAATTAGGTTCTCCCAAATATATTCAGCTATTGTTTGGTGTGTTCTCAAACTCTCAAAACATATATGATCATTCTGGGAAAAGGGGATTAAAGTAGCGgatccaggggcccttttacaaaggcacgcttggcctgcagtagtgtagatgcattttttggatgcgcgcaaaatcatttttcagcacacctttaaaaaatgccttttaaaaaacaattttgccgaaaatggacattcggcaaaatgaaaattgctgcatgtccattttgggtctgagaccttactgccagccattgacctagcggtaaagtctcacacagtaactgggcggtaatgacctacgtgcgtcaaatgccacttggcgtgtctccaaaaataaaaattattttcagatgcgcgtatttgacaagtgccaaaaatgaaattaccgcaagggctatgTGATATCGGGGTGGTAAcaccattttggcgtgcgttgggtgcgcctggacgcttatgcggcttagtaaaagggccccccccccccaaagtgttgAGAATGACCACATTTTCATGTTATGGGTCTATAAGCATTCTGCAAAAGTTATGTTTTAAAttctataacttttttttaacataaaaggctggggtttggacagttgtattacaaattgtttgctctaacagaatttattaaaaactcattttttgtttctggtgactttagccacctcttcccagagatggtcacatatttgcaaggacctgaaaaaaaaaacaaacgtatGGTGAATACATTGGTAGTGGAGCTCTGCTATCGGGGCTGGGCTTGGGATCTGGCAGCTCTATGCAGCACTGAAAAGTAGGGGAGAGAGGTCAGAGTGCCATGGAAGTGCCCCTTTGAAATAGTGAAGCAATTTTTGGCCACTTTTAGGAAAGTTGATTAGCCGATGGGTAACATGCATTGAGATACATGTCTGTTGAAAAGTAGCATTGATGGTCCAGGGCTGGTGCAGGGTATTAGCTAACCTAGACAAATGTTAAACCATGTGCTCCCACCCCATGTAAGTATCTTTCATAGCCCTAGCCCCACCCTGAGATTTTCATAATGAAATCATCGTGATTGCTGAATTTTATCATTGCCCATTCCAGAAGACTCCTATAAAAATGCACAGAGGACATCATACTTTTACATAGGCAATGGTGGAAATTTCCTAAAGACATTTACCAGATGGCGGGCATTCCATAGCGTCCGTTGCGATCGTACAGAGTCACCATGATATCATTATGGTTTCTGTCTTATTTTTGCACCCTTTCGTTGCGATACTTCTCAGAAttaatttgacccctgaggcagacggtaTAACCATCGAAACACGGTCCCGTGTCGGGTCATACACATATTTGGTGCAAATAAAGTTACTTGAATCAACCTTTGGCTGGAGAGACTTCTTGGTCCACCCCAACTTCTTGGTTTTTACAGCAGAATTCCATTGCCATAAGGGCAATGGAAAATAGGGAGAAAGCCTTCTGGCTTTTTCCAACCACCATGTGGCACATGACAAAAAGTGTCCCTGCCTGGAGGCCCTAGAGCATATGGCTCAAGCCTGCCTTCTGAGATGACTGGCTAGTGGCTACTGAAATCTCTCCAAAGCTGATGAAGTAGAAGCTTAGGAATCAGGATAGCAGTGCTGTGAAGAAGAAATGTAAAtcttttcaaagtgctttccATGTGTGCAGAATAGGAAACAGTCCTCTTGTGGTTCATTTTTAAAAACTAGACTGAAGGGTGAGGGTAGAGGAAAAATCAAAATTGAAAGTATattccctccgaagggacaccaccttttagtggtggaggggcttctgtgtttcaatgactcagagggctatgctgaagggttacccatctcagacaggcctctgaggagaaaccagacaaagagtgtgccaaactagggagagtggaaagatggtgacctgaagctcgtatgctcaacggcccagctgtcctctgaagttctgtctttgtttacttgaaatttgctctctgcatttgcagttaccttaactgagaggaaggggacaatgggggatcagccgccgatgaccagcgttttgtcccctgtgcagcaagtgtgggaccgctgcgtgacgagctacccacagatgactgggtcgatgagtcctttgattagcgtcgGCGAAGGAACGTCGATGCTCttagacctggaaacaacttcatcgctcccgagtcatttaaccaccatgtccaaaggagtggaggagtgagttaggagtgtatgctgaaacggaagtcgtttacagctgaaccttgaatccttgaatgcctagatccAAAACtgggggaatacccagcagatcgttcatggaccaacttcgacatAATCTCAGTAGATGAAGTctcacaatggcttaaaaaatatggcaagtctcaatgcaaactagacatttgccctgtTAGCCTAATAAGAGtcacccccaaacaattcaagaaAGACCTTACGGACCAAGTAAACCACAGACTCCAAAACAGTTTATTCCCCTcgaataaaggaaacatcctactcactcctctGCCAAAAGAcgttaagaaaagcacaatggacctaacaaattatcgaccagttgcatctattccgctcataaccaaaataATGGAGGGCATAGTTACGAAACAATTCACTGATTATCtaactaaacactcaattctacatgagtcacaatcaggatttcgatcaaatcacagcaccgaaactttaCTAGTAgcggcaatgaactcattcaaaaaaacaattgcaactggaaagaacatactcgtactacaatttgacatgtcaagcgccttcgacatggtggatcatggaatactacttcatatactagaatacttcggagtcggaggcccagtcctcaaatggttcgagggattcctcaccaccagatcctaccaagtaataacagACACCGAACGATCACCTCCTTGgacaccagaatgcggagttcctcaaggatcccccctctcaccaaccatcttcaacctaatgatgacacctctagccaaactattagccgatcaaaaccttaacccttacatatatgcagacgatgtcacgatttacatccctttcaaacacaatctaaatgaaattaccaacgagatcaaccaaagcttcagaaccatgcatagctgggcagattcattccggctaaaactcaatgcagaaaaaactcaatgcctagtactcacttcacaatacaacacatacaattACTCTACTATAACTACACCATACTGCACCCTCCCtatatcagaaaacctgaagattcttggagttaccttcgaccgaaacctcactctcgatacccacgtgaagaacatgacaaaaaagatgttctactcgatgtggaaactcaaaagagttaagcctttcttcccgagaaacattttccgtaccttggtacaatctatggtaattagtcacctggactactgtaatactctgtacgctggctgcaaagaacaaactattaagaaactccaaacagcccagaataccgaagccagactcatatttggaaagaccaaatacgaaagtgcgaaacccttaagagagaaacttcactggcttccactcaaggaacgtatcgaattcaagatctgcatgatcgtacacaagatcatccacgtagatgccccactgtacatgtttaaccttgtggacctactgcccagaaacgccaagagatcagcccgcaaattcctcaacctgaatttccccagttgtaaaggacttaaatataagcaagcatacgcctctaccttctcctacagaagtacacaTTTATGGAACGAGTTACCCCAGCCCTAAAAACCATGGATAATCTaagtaactttcgcaaatctctgaagacacatctcttcaatagagcctacaaaaagaacccttaaagacacaaattcacctcctaaactatcctatcTAACACCATATTCTCCaattcctcatccatctt
This is a stretch of genomic DNA from Microcaecilia unicolor chromosome 6, aMicUni1.1, whole genome shotgun sequence. It encodes these proteins:
- the LOC115473094 gene encoding histo-blood group ABO system transferase 2-like produces the protein MSEVQWIYAPWKIKHKIFILIFLPFVFWLSWYSNGGNSWTSSLPFSCKLHYDHARRDGSYLDHLLEIRLPRMNYSQPETMNLLRTDVAVLTPWFAPIIWDGTFNIDILNHQFKQRDVRIGLVIFAIKKYVVFLQLFLETAETFFMVGYKVNYYILTDRPKDVPNVTLAEGRRVVVLKIPSHARWQDVCLNRMEIISVFTKQQFIHEVDYLVSADIDMRFSDHVGVEILSDTFGTLHPGFYRAKRQHFTFERRPASQAYIAVDEGDFYYAAGFYGGTVDEVYKLANQCHNGIMTDKANSIEAVWHEESHLNKYFLNHKPTKILSPEYLWDNGMGVPEVLRKRRFVAVPKNHAEIRN